A single Pseudomonas putida DNA region contains:
- a CDS encoding PAAR domain-containing protein, producing the protein MRSVTIDGKGQAVDGDRTTTGAICQATGAGYTSEGRMVLRCGDPTTACPMCGEEGTVVEGNAGFISDGKPVAVDGSLVACGCPSGSNRVVASMTDAFPSGRTVILAGSTPAVLNQSSQVPALESGFHIVQRSMSFEEVLASLEMTRAPLPISLLQRLNPSHAEGFKAGEIFVLGSPDSEFACSPGETELIMVAEKARESLAVLSREEANFMMQHIGEIAGVLNGASQSMGVGKDMLERGLSQVKDTLKGIEALHQQQFTLHGHLKSPEFFTSRQALYKQLDSQLRTAFLNKPLGLGSYDRLRRDLGISTKSVVHHWKKAGVPGQLPGYATHLDDVAKVSNYLKYGGWVGVGLGAGSSYLKVYEACRAGETEECQKIRFTETGSFAGGLTGGAAGAAAGKSVAGAVCKFGVWGKAACGIVTVGGAAFGSSKGIEAFGEFIGEKLYEVVYD; encoded by the coding sequence ATGAGAAGCGTAACGATCGATGGCAAAGGCCAGGCAGTAGATGGGGACAGGACAACCACTGGTGCGATCTGCCAGGCGACCGGCGCCGGCTATACCAGCGAAGGGCGCATGGTGCTGCGCTGTGGCGATCCGACCACTGCCTGTCCGATGTGTGGCGAGGAAGGTACAGTTGTCGAGGGAAACGCGGGCTTCATTTCGGATGGTAAACCTGTCGCGGTAGACGGTTCGTTGGTGGCGTGCGGTTGCCCGAGCGGCAGTAACCGGGTCGTGGCTTCAATGACCGATGCATTTCCTTCAGGCCGTACCGTTATTCTCGCCGGGTCAACGCCAGCAGTGCTTAATCAGAGCAGTCAGGTCCCGGCATTGGAGTCTGGCTTTCATATCGTCCAGCGAAGCATGTCGTTCGAGGAGGTGCTGGCGAGCCTGGAAATGACGCGAGCCCCCTTGCCGATTTCGCTCCTGCAGCGCTTGAACCCCAGCCACGCGGAAGGTTTCAAGGCGGGAGAGATTTTCGTGCTCGGCAGCCCGGACAGCGAGTTTGCCTGTAGCCCCGGCGAAACAGAGCTGATCATGGTGGCTGAGAAGGCGCGGGAGTCGCTGGCTGTTCTCTCCAGAGAGGAGGCCAATTTCATGATGCAGCACATAGGCGAGATCGCAGGTGTGCTTAACGGGGCGAGCCAGTCGATGGGCGTGGGCAAGGACATGCTGGAGCGAGGATTGTCGCAGGTGAAGGATACCCTCAAAGGGATCGAAGCATTGCACCAGCAGCAGTTCACCCTGCATGGCCATCTCAAAAGCCCGGAGTTCTTTACGTCGCGCCAGGCCCTATACAAACAACTGGATAGCCAACTGCGCACGGCGTTCCTGAACAAACCACTAGGGCTGGGAAGCTATGACAGGTTGCGCCGTGACCTTGGCATTTCGACCAAAAGTGTGGTGCATCACTGGAAGAAGGCCGGTGTGCCCGGACAGTTACCAGGCTATGCAACGCATCTGGATGATGTAGCGAAAGTCTCGAATTATCTCAAATACGGAGGGTGGGTCGGGGTAGGGCTTGGTGCCGGTTCTTCTTACCTGAAAGTGTATGAAGCCTGTCGTGCAGGTGAGACTGAAGAGTGTCAAAAGATTCGCTTTACTGAAACTGGAAGTTTTGCAGGGGGACTTACAGGAGGGGCTGCTGGAGCTGCTGCCGGTAAGTCGGTAGCCGGTGCTGTATGTAAATTCGGCGTGTGGGGTAAAGCTGCGTGCGGTATCGTCACAGTTGGAGGAGCCGCGTTCGGTAGTTCAAAAGGTATCGAGGCATTTGGTGAGTTCATAGGAGAGAAGTTGTACGAGGTCGTCTATGATTGA
- a CDS encoding ABC transporter permease → MKVAINALHNAQGAPTGTGAPGTATRRVSLSQRWKGSRNLLPALLFLGLFFFAPLVGLLLRGVLEPTPGLGNYEQLFANSAYARVLFNTFSVAGVVTLISVLLGFPLAWAITLVPNGWGRWLLNIVLLSMWTSLLARTYSWLVLLQSSGVINKALMAMGIIDTPLEMVHNLTGVVIGMSYIMIPFIVLPLQATMHAIDPMVLQAGSICGASPWTNFWKVFLPLCRSGLFSGALMVFVMSLGYYVTPALLGGAQNMMLPEFIIQQVQSFLNWGLASAAAALLVVITLMLFYLYLKLQPESPVGNAR, encoded by the coding sequence ATGAAAGTCGCCATCAACGCCCTGCACAACGCGCAAGGTGCCCCCACGGGCACCGGCGCCCCGGGAACGGCCACGCGCCGCGTCAGCTTGAGCCAACGCTGGAAAGGCAGCCGCAACCTGCTGCCGGCCCTGCTGTTCCTCGGCCTGTTCTTCTTCGCCCCGCTGGTCGGCCTGTTGCTGCGCGGGGTGCTGGAGCCAACGCCAGGGCTGGGCAACTACGAGCAGCTGTTCGCCAACTCGGCCTATGCACGGGTGCTGTTCAACACCTTCTCGGTGGCCGGCGTGGTCACCCTGATCAGCGTGCTGCTGGGCTTCCCGCTGGCCTGGGCGATCACCCTGGTGCCCAATGGCTGGGGCCGCTGGCTGCTGAACATCGTGCTGCTGTCGATGTGGACCAGCCTGCTGGCGCGCACCTACTCGTGGCTGGTGCTGCTGCAAAGCTCGGGGGTGATCAACAAGGCGTTGATGGCCATGGGTATCATCGATACCCCGCTGGAGATGGTGCACAACCTCACCGGCGTGGTGATCGGCATGAGCTACATCATGATCCCGTTCATCGTGCTGCCGCTGCAGGCGACCATGCACGCCATCGACCCGATGGTACTGCAGGCCGGCTCGATCTGCGGCGCCAGCCCGTGGACCAACTTCTGGAAAGTGTTCCTGCCGCTGTGCCGCTCGGGGCTGTTCTCCGGGGCGCTGATGGTGTTTGTGATGTCGCTCGGCTACTACGTCACCCCGGCCCTGCTCGGGGGTGCGCAGAACATGATGCTGCCTGAATTCATCATCCAGCAGGTGCAGTCGTTCCTCAACTGGGGCCTGGCCAGCGCCGCCGCCGCACTGCTGGTGGTAATCACCCTGATGCTCTTCTACCTGTACCTGAAGCTGCAGCCGGAATCGCCGGTTGGCAACGCGAGGTAA
- a CDS encoding DUF1330 domain-containing protein has protein sequence MKAYWIAHVDVTDPEQYQQYTQRAPAAFKAFGGRFLARGGRSEALEGRPTPQRSVVIEFDSYEQALACYRSELYQEACSHRQGVAKAEVIIVEGFEP, from the coding sequence ATGAAGGCCTATTGGATCGCCCACGTCGATGTGACCGACCCCGAGCAGTATCAGCAGTACACCCAGCGCGCGCCGGCGGCCTTCAAGGCATTCGGCGGCCGCTTCCTGGCCCGCGGCGGGCGCAGCGAGGCGCTGGAGGGGCGGCCCACTCCCCAGCGTAGCGTGGTGATCGAGTTCGATTCGTATGAGCAGGCACTGGCGTGCTACCGGTCGGAGCTGTACCAGGAGGCGTGCAGCCATCGCCAAGGGGTGGCAAAGGCTGAGGTGATCATCGTTGAAGGGTTCGAGCCTTGA
- a CDS encoding sarcosine oxidase subunit gamma: MTSLKAEAFIPRSPRAELLHTCALSDLTDLARVGFRGGDSAAYLQELGYRLPALPNQALRQDDGSWVARLSASEYLLLGSFADQGARVAAEEQAWVQDARRNYLLPRQDSHAWLQLSGEHCSAVMAKLCGVDLRLQAFAVGAVAQTSAARINVIVVNVGSDELPALQLLFDRASLAYFQEALLDAMGEFDGGWVGVDE; this comes from the coding sequence ATGACCAGTCTGAAAGCCGAAGCCTTCATCCCACGCAGCCCCCGGGCCGAGCTGCTGCACACCTGCGCGTTGAGCGACCTGACCGACCTGGCGCGGGTCGGGTTTCGTGGGGGGGACAGTGCGGCGTATTTGCAGGAACTCGGCTACCGTTTGCCAGCGCTGCCCAACCAGGCGTTGCGCCAGGATGACGGCAGCTGGGTGGCGCGCCTGTCGGCCAGCGAGTATCTGTTGCTGGGCAGCTTTGCCGACCAGGGTGCACGGGTAGCCGCCGAAGAACAGGCATGGGTGCAGGATGCCCGGCGCAACTACCTGCTGCCGCGCCAGGACAGCCATGCCTGGTTGCAGCTGTCAGGGGAGCATTGCAGTGCGGTGATGGCCAAGTTGTGCGGGGTCGATCTGCGTTTGCAGGCGTTTGCGGTCGGGGCCGTGGCGCAGACTTCGGCGGCGCGGATCAATGTGATCGTGGTGAATGTCGGGAGTGATGAGCTACCGGCGTTGCAGCTGCTGTTCGACCGGGCGTCGCTGGCGTATTTCCAGGAAGCGCTGCTGGATGCCATGGGTGAGTTCGATGGTGGGTGGGTTGGGGTGGACGAGTAG
- a CDS encoding ABC transporter ATP-binding protein — MSAVIKDNAHGKTLVSLRGLNKHYGDFTAVDNLDLEIQDGEFLTFLGSSGSGKSTTLSMLAGFETPSSGEILVEGQSLVNVPPHKRDIGMVFQRYSLFPHLNVRDNIGFPLAIRKLSATETTKRVDAMLKLVQLEQFAHRKPSQMSGGQQQRVAIARALVYEPRILLMDEPLGALDKKLREDLQDELRQLHRRLGITIVYVTHDQEEAMRLSQRIAIFSHGKIVGLGTGYDLYQNPPNAFVASFLGNSNFLRIKANSNGAGSFEGQPVAIRLTPGLTAQQDALIMVRPEKALALTAEQAAREPLPAGWNEVSAKVGEVLFLGESQTCHVVTAGGTELTVKALSAAGMPMQPGDSVKVRWAVADACIYTEWAESDLSKSAGAH; from the coding sequence ATGAGTGCAGTCATCAAAGACAACGCGCACGGCAAGACCCTGGTCAGCCTGCGTGGCCTGAACAAGCACTACGGCGACTTCACCGCCGTGGACAACCTCGACCTGGAGATCCAGGACGGCGAGTTCCTGACTTTCCTCGGCTCCAGTGGCTCGGGCAAGTCCACCACGCTGTCGATGCTGGCCGGCTTCGAAACGCCAAGCAGCGGCGAGATCCTGGTCGAAGGCCAGTCGCTGGTGAACGTGCCGCCGCACAAGCGCGACATCGGCATGGTGTTCCAGCGTTACTCGCTGTTCCCGCACCTGAACGTGCGCGACAACATCGGCTTCCCGCTGGCCATTCGCAAGCTCAGCGCCACCGAAACCACCAAGCGCGTCGACGCCATGCTCAAGCTGGTGCAGCTGGAGCAATTCGCCCACCGCAAGCCGTCGCAGATGTCCGGTGGCCAGCAGCAGCGTGTGGCGATTGCCCGGGCGCTGGTGTACGAGCCACGCATCCTGCTGATGGACGAACCGCTCGGTGCCCTGGACAAGAAGCTGCGTGAAGACCTGCAGGACGAACTGCGCCAGCTGCACCGCCGGCTGGGCATCACCATCGTCTACGTGACCCATGACCAGGAAGAAGCCATGCGCCTGTCCCAGCGCATCGCCATCTTCAGCCATGGCAAGATCGTTGGCCTGGGTACCGGCTACGACCTTTACCAGAACCCGCCGAATGCCTTTGTTGCGTCGTTCCTGGGCAACTCGAACTTCCTGCGGATCAAGGCCAACAGCAATGGTGCAGGCAGCTTCGAAGGCCAGCCGGTGGCGATTCGTCTGACCCCAGGCCTCACCGCGCAACAGGACGCACTGATCATGGTGCGGCCGGAGAAGGCACTGGCGCTGACTGCCGAGCAGGCCGCGCGCGAGCCATTGCCTGCGGGCTGGAATGAGGTAAGTGCGAAGGTGGGAGAAGTGCTGTTCCTGGGCGAGAGCCAGACCTGCCACGTGGTGACCGCCGGCGGTACCGAACTGACGGTGAAGGCGTTGTCGGCCGCCGGGATGCCGATGCAACCGGGCGATAGCGTGAAAGTGCGCTGGGCGGTGGCGGATGCCTGCATCTACACCGAGTGGGCGGAGAGTGACCTGAGCAAGTCGGCTGGGGCGCATTGA
- a CDS encoding pirin family protein, translated as MLTVRNAQDRGLAFHGWLKSFHTFSFGHYRNPDEQGFSDLLVINDDRVIPGKGFGEHPHRDMEIFSYVLEGALEHKDTLGTGSVIRPGDVQLMSAGHGVAHSEFNHSQAQPVHFLQIWIVPNVKGATPRYQQQHFSAEKKRGKLRLIISPDGAEGSLQVRQNARVYAGLFDGAERATLVLPENRHAYVHVARGSIELNGQVLNEGDGVRVRQEQLLELGNGLDAEVLVFDLRPNELPGMP; from the coding sequence ATGCTCACCGTCCGTAACGCCCAAGACCGCGGCCTGGCCTTTCATGGCTGGCTGAAATCCTTCCACACCTTCTCGTTTGGCCATTATCGCAACCCCGACGAGCAGGGTTTCTCCGACCTGCTGGTGATCAACGATGATCGTGTCATCCCCGGCAAAGGCTTTGGCGAACATCCGCACCGCGACATGGAAATCTTCTCTTACGTGCTCGAAGGTGCGCTGGAGCACAAGGACACCCTGGGCACCGGCTCGGTGATCCGCCCGGGCGATGTTCAGCTGATGAGCGCCGGCCACGGCGTGGCGCACAGCGAGTTCAACCACAGCCAGGCACAACCGGTGCACTTCCTGCAGATCTGGATCGTGCCCAACGTCAAAGGGGCGACACCGCGTTATCAGCAACAGCACTTCAGTGCCGAGAAGAAACGCGGCAAGTTGCGCCTGATCATCTCGCCGGATGGCGCCGAGGGGTCATTGCAGGTACGGCAGAACGCGCGGGTTTATGCCGGACTGTTTGATGGAGCGGAACGCGCGACGCTGGTCTTGCCGGAAAACCGCCATGCCTATGTGCATGTGGCTCGTGGCAGCATCGAGCTCAATGGCCAGGTGCTGAATGAAGGCGATGGCGTGCGGGTGCGCCAGGAACAGCTGCTGGAGCTGGGCAATGGTTTGGATGCCGAAGTGCTGGTGTTCGACCTGCGGCCCAATGAACTACCCGGTATGCCATAA
- a CDS encoding ABC transporter permease: MLLSPNAMGRPLRTGLYLTTGVIAAFLLLPVVFIVLLSFGSSQWLVFPPPGWTFKWYGQFFSNPEWMDAALASLKVAVLTTIAAVLLGLPTAFALVRGRFPGREMLYGLFTMPMIVPLVIIAVAVYALFLKLGYTGTLFAFVVSHVIVALPFTIISIINSLKLFDQSIEDAAVICGASRLQAIFKVTFPAIRPGMIAGGLFAFLVSWDEVVLSVMMASPDLQTLPVKMWTTLRQDLSPVIAVASTLLIGLSLLVMFIAAALRRRTEVNA; this comes from the coding sequence ATGCTCCTGTCTCCCAATGCCATGGGCCGCCCGCTGCGTACGGGCCTGTACCTGACCACCGGGGTCATCGCGGCCTTCCTGCTGCTGCCGGTGGTGTTCATCGTGTTGCTGTCATTCGGCTCGTCCCAGTGGCTGGTGTTCCCGCCGCCGGGCTGGACCTTCAAGTGGTACGGCCAGTTCTTCTCCAACCCGGAGTGGATGGACGCCGCCCTGGCCAGCCTCAAGGTCGCCGTGCTGACCACCATCGCTGCCGTGCTGCTCGGCCTGCCCACCGCCTTCGCCCTGGTGCGTGGCCGCTTCCCTGGCCGCGAAATGCTCTATGGGCTGTTCACCATGCCGATGATCGTGCCGCTGGTGATCATCGCCGTGGCGGTGTACGCGCTGTTCCTCAAACTTGGCTACACCGGCACGCTGTTCGCCTTCGTGGTCAGCCATGTGATCGTCGCCCTGCCCTTCACCATCATCTCGATCATCAACTCGCTGAAGCTGTTCGACCAGTCGATCGAGGATGCTGCGGTGATCTGTGGTGCCTCGCGCCTGCAGGCGATCTTCAAGGTGACCTTCCCGGCGATTCGCCCGGGCATGATCGCCGGTGGCCTGTTCGCCTTCCTGGTGTCGTGGGATGAAGTGGTGCTGAGCGTGATGATGGCCAGCCCCGACCTGCAGACCTTGCCGGTGAAGATGTGGACCACCCTGCGCCAGGACCTGAGCCCGGTGATCGCCGTGGCCTCGACCCTGCTGATCGGCCTGTCGCTGCTTGTCATGTTCATTGCCGCCGCCTTGCGCCGGCGCACCGAAGTCAACGCCTGA
- a CDS encoding alpha/beta hydrolase yields the protein MNIVHKTLTASLLALFVSSAFAAGSPGVEQHTQAFLEALEQGGGKPLEQLSPKDARAVLTGAQASVKVDLSGIEVKERTIQASGQSIKLQVVRPANVKGDLPVFMFFHGGGWVLGDFPTHQRLIRDLVVGSGAVAVYVDYTPSPEAHYPAAINQAYAATQWVAEHGKEIGVDGKRLAVAGNSVGGNMAAVVALKAKEAGTPALRFQLLLWPVTDASFETASYRQFAEGHFLTTGMMKWFWDNYTTDAKAREQIYASPLRASSEQLKGLPPALVQTAEFDVLRDEGEAYARKLNAAGVTVTSVRYNGMIHDYGLLNPLSQVPAVKAAMRQAAGELKVHLQ from the coding sequence ATGAACATTGTCCACAAGACCCTCACCGCTTCCCTCCTCGCCCTGTTCGTATCGAGCGCATTCGCCGCCGGCAGCCCAGGCGTCGAACAGCACACCCAGGCGTTCCTCGAAGCGCTGGAACAAGGGGGTGGCAAGCCGCTCGAGCAGCTCAGCCCGAAAGACGCCCGCGCCGTGCTGACCGGCGCCCAAGCTTCGGTGAAGGTCGACCTGTCCGGTATCGAGGTCAAGGAACGCACCATCCAGGCCAGCGGCCAGTCGATCAAGCTGCAAGTGGTGCGCCCGGCCAATGTCAAAGGTGACCTGCCCGTGTTCATGTTCTTCCACGGCGGCGGCTGGGTGCTCGGCGACTTCCCGACCCACCAGCGGCTGATCCGCGACCTGGTGGTCGGCTCTGGCGCGGTGGCGGTCTACGTGGACTACACCCCATCGCCAGAGGCGCACTACCCGGCGGCGATCAACCAGGCCTACGCCGCGACCCAGTGGGTGGCCGAGCACGGCAAGGAAATCGGTGTCGACGGCAAGCGCCTGGCCGTGGCTGGCAACAGCGTTGGCGGCAACATGGCGGCAGTGGTCGCGCTCAAGGCCAAAGAGGCCGGCACCCCGGCACTGCGCTTCCAGTTGCTGCTGTGGCCGGTGACCGATGCCAGCTTCGAGACTGCGTCGTACAGGCAGTTTGCCGAGGGGCACTTCCTCACCACCGGGATGATGAAGTGGTTCTGGGACAACTACACCACCGACGCCAAGGCTCGGGAACAGATCTACGCCTCGCCGCTGCGCGCCAGCAGCGAGCAGCTCAAGGGCCTGCCGCCTGCACTGGTACAGACCGCCGAGTTCGATGTGTTGCGCGACGAGGGTGAGGCTTATGCACGCAAGTTGAATGCAGCCGGCGTGACCGTCACCTCGGTGCGCTACAACGGCATGATCCATGACTATGGGCTGCTCAACCCGCTGAGCCAGGTGCCAGCAGTAAAAGCAGCGATGCGCCAGGCGGCTGGGGAATTGAAGGTGCATTTGCAGTGA
- a CDS encoding ABC transporter substrate-binding protein has translation MLLSKRVTAVLSASLLTLACQAAQAADSLNFVSWGGTTQDAQKEAWAVPFSKSTDIKVVQDGPTDYGKLKAMVESGNVQWDVVDVEADFALRAASEGLLEPLDFNQIKRDKIDPRFVSDHGVGSFFFSFVLGYNEGKLGANKPVDWTALFDTKTYPGKRALYKWPSPGVLELALLADGVAPKDLYPLDLDRAFKKLDTIKKDIVWWGGGAQSQQLLASGEASLGQFWNGRVYALQQDGAPVGVSWKQNLVMADFLVIPKGSKNKDAAMKFLANASSAEGQAAFANKTAYAPVNLDSVAKLDKDLAPNLPTAYAQDQVTLDFAYWAKNGQAIAARWNEWLVK, from the coding sequence ATGCTGTTGAGCAAACGTGTAACCGCAGTGCTGTCCGCCAGCCTGCTGACCCTGGCATGTCAGGCCGCCCAGGCCGCCGACAGCCTCAATTTCGTCAGCTGGGGCGGTACCACCCAGGACGCCCAGAAAGAAGCATGGGCCGTACCTTTCAGCAAATCGACCGACATCAAAGTCGTCCAGGACGGCCCGACCGACTACGGCAAGCTCAAGGCCATGGTCGAGAGCGGCAACGTGCAGTGGGACGTGGTCGACGTCGAAGCCGACTTTGCCTTGCGTGCCGCGAGCGAAGGCCTGCTCGAACCCCTCGATTTCAACCAGATCAAGCGCGACAAGATCGACCCGCGTTTCGTTTCCGATCACGGCGTCGGCTCGTTCTTCTTCTCCTTCGTGCTCGGTTACAACGAAGGCAAGCTCGGTGCCAACAAACCGGTCGACTGGACCGCGCTGTTCGACACCAAGACTTACCCTGGCAAACGCGCCCTCTACAAATGGCCGAGCCCCGGTGTGCTGGAACTGGCCCTGCTGGCCGACGGCGTAGCCCCCAAAGACCTCTACCCGCTGGACCTGGACCGCGCCTTCAAGAAGCTCGACACCATCAAGAAAGACATCGTCTGGTGGGGCGGTGGCGCCCAGTCGCAGCAGCTGCTGGCCTCCGGTGAAGCTTCGCTCGGCCAGTTCTGGAACGGCCGCGTCTATGCGCTGCAGCAAGATGGTGCACCGGTAGGCGTGAGCTGGAAGCAGAACCTGGTCATGGCCGACTTCCTGGTCATCCCGAAAGGTTCGAAGAACAAGGACGCGGCCATGAAGTTCCTGGCCAACGCCAGCAGCGCCGAAGGCCAGGCCGCATTCGCCAACAAGACCGCCTACGCCCCGGTGAACCTCGACAGCGTGGCCAAGCTCGACAAAGACCTCGCGCCGAACCTGCCGACCGCCTACGCCCAGGATCAGGTCACCCTGGACTTTGCCTACTGGGCGAAAAACGGCCAGGCCATCGCAGCCCGCTGGAATGAGTGGTTGGTCAAATGA
- a CDS encoding LysR family transcriptional regulator produces the protein MNPYEDMRIFAQVMEAGSFTAAADRLGMSKQSVSRRLMQLEERLGVRLLNRSTRRLDATPLGQHYYQSALRLLGEVQQVEHDISGQAQALRGTLRVSAPLSFAMAHLGCLLTEFLQLHPQVDVEVDLSDRPVDLIGEGYDLALRIGALEDSSLIARRIADVARVYCASPAYLEARGVPARPEALAEHDCLPYGHSRQVQWQFRQGGKVQTIQVSGRMRANNGELLRDAAIAGMGVTYLPTFIVGQALADGRLVTVLDEWATPALQLSAVYPQHRQVARPVQGFVNFLRERLVQL, from the coding sequence ATGAACCCCTACGAAGACATGCGCATCTTTGCTCAGGTCATGGAGGCCGGTAGTTTCACTGCCGCTGCCGACCGCCTCGGCATGTCCAAGCAATCGGTCAGCCGCCGCCTGATGCAGCTCGAAGAGCGCCTCGGCGTGCGCCTGCTCAACCGCTCCACCCGGCGCCTGGACGCCACACCGCTGGGCCAGCACTACTACCAGTCGGCGCTGCGCCTGCTGGGCGAGGTGCAACAGGTGGAGCACGACATCAGCGGCCAGGCCCAGGCCTTGCGCGGCACCTTGCGCGTCAGTGCGCCGCTGTCGTTCGCCATGGCTCATTTGGGCTGCTTGCTGACCGAGTTTCTGCAGTTGCATCCGCAGGTGGATGTGGAGGTGGACCTCAGCGACCGCCCGGTGGACCTGATCGGCGAGGGTTACGACCTGGCACTGCGTATCGGTGCGCTGGAGGACTCCAGCCTGATTGCCCGGCGCATCGCCGATGTCGCACGGGTGTATTGCGCGAGCCCCGCATACCTCGAAGCACGTGGTGTGCCGGCCAGGCCGGAAGCGCTGGCCGAACATGATTGCCTACCCTACGGGCACTCGCGGCAGGTGCAGTGGCAGTTCCGCCAGGGCGGCAAGGTGCAGACGATCCAGGTGAGCGGGCGGATGCGGGCGAACAACGGCGAGTTGCTAAGGGATGCGGCGATTGCCGGGATGGGGGTGACCTATTTGCCGACCTTCATCGTCGGGCAAGCGCTGGCGGACGGGCGGCTGGTGACGGTGCTGGATGAGTGGGCGACGCCAGCGTTGCAGCTGTCGGCGGTGTACCCCCAGCACCGCCAGGTGGCGCGGCCGGTGCAGGGGTTTGTGAACTTCCTGCGCGAGCGGTTGGTGCAGCTGTAA
- the ribBA gene encoding bifunctional 3,4-dihydroxy-2-butanone-4-phosphate synthase/GTP cyclohydrolase II, with protein MAFNTIEELLEDYQQGKMVLLVDDEDRENEGDLLIAAERCDAQAINFMAREARGLICLTLTDEHCQRLGLEQMVPANGSVFSTAFTVSIEAASGVTTGISAADRARTVAAAMAPDARPEDLVQPGHIFPLRAREGGVLTRAGHTEAGCDLARLAGFTPASVIVEVLNDDGTMARRPDLEVFAAQHGIKIGTIADLIHYRLSTEQTIKRIGERELPTVHGTFRLVTYEDRIEGGVHMAMVMGDIRREQPTLVRVHVIDPLRDLVGAEYAGPANWTLWAALQKVAEEGAGVVVILANHESSQALLERVPQLTQPVRPYQRGQSKVYSEVGTGAQILQDLGVGKLRHLGPPLKYAGLAGYELEVVQSIPFEPGMVG; from the coding sequence ATGGCATTCAACACCATCGAGGAACTCCTCGAGGACTACCAGCAAGGCAAGATGGTCCTGCTGGTGGACGACGAGGACCGGGAAAACGAAGGCGACCTGCTGATCGCTGCCGAGCGCTGTGACGCCCAGGCCATCAACTTCATGGCCCGCGAAGCACGCGGCCTGATCTGCCTGACCCTGACCGACGAGCACTGCCAGCGCCTGGGCCTGGAACAGATGGTACCGGCCAACGGCAGCGTGTTCAGCACCGCCTTCACCGTGTCGATCGAAGCCGCCAGCGGCGTCACTACCGGCATTTCCGCCGCCGACCGGGCACGCACCGTGGCCGCCGCCATGGCGCCCGATGCCCGCCCCGAAGACCTGGTGCAGCCCGGCCACATCTTCCCCCTGCGCGCCCGCGAAGGCGGCGTGCTGACCCGCGCCGGGCACACCGAAGCCGGTTGTGACCTGGCCCGGCTGGCCGGTTTTACCCCGGCCTCGGTGATCGTCGAGGTGCTCAACGATGACGGCACCATGGCCCGGCGCCCCGACCTGGAAGTGTTCGCCGCGCAACACGGCATCAAGATCGGCACCATCGCCGACCTGATCCACTACCGCCTGAGCACCGAGCAGACCATCAAGCGCATCGGCGAGCGCGAGCTGCCGACCGTGCACGGCACCTTCCGCCTGGTGACCTACGAGGATCGCATCGAAGGCGGCGTGCACATGGCCATGGTCATGGGCGATATCCGGCGTGAGCAGCCGACCCTGGTGCGGGTGCACGTGATCGACCCGCTGCGCGACCTGGTCGGTGCCGAATACGCCGGGCCCGCCAACTGGACGCTTTGGGCGGCGCTACAGAAAGTCGCCGAGGAAGGTGCCGGAGTGGTGGTGATCCTGGCTAACCATGAATCTTCCCAGGCGTTGCTCGAACGCGTGCCGCAGCTGACCCAGCCGGTCCGCCCCTATCAGCGTGGGCAGTCGAAAGTGTATTCGGAGGTCGGGACCGGTGCGCAGATTCTGCAGGACCTGGGCGTGGGCAAGCTGCGTCACCTGGGCCCGCCGCTGAAGTACGCCGGGCTGGCCGGTTATGAGCTGGAAGTGGTGCAGAGCATTCCGTTCGAGCCGGGCATGGTTGGCTGA